In Acidobacteriota bacterium, the following proteins share a genomic window:
- the sat gene encoding sulfate adenylyltransferase has translation MIRETARPAGNRNQGVEGEKTEMIEPHGGQLINRTASGEKAAALEVEARALPVIRLNPFEVSDLEMLAIGAFSPLEGFMGSADYTRVVNDKRLANGLPWTLPITLAVNKEKADSLKKVSRAALADANGELLAILEIQDVFHYDREAESVAVFRTANDDHPGARYVASRGDWIIGGPIEVFRRPNAGEFSKYRLSPADTRRIFAERGWNTVVGFQTRNPVHRAHEYIQKAALEIVDGLLLHPIGGETKSDDISLEVRLRCYEVLLEHYYPHDRALLALNPASMRYAGPREAIFHALIRKNFGCTHFIVGRDHAGVGNYYGPYDSQKIFTEFGKDELGITPLFFEHTFYCRACSGMASQKTCGHDKQSRVMLSGTQVRNTLRQGGQLPPEFTRPEVAAVLHQAFGQEQLHQGAAC, from the coding sequence ATGATCCGCGAAACGGCACGGCCAGCGGGAAACCGAAACCAGGGTGTTGAAGGAGAGAAAACGGAAATGATCGAACCCCACGGAGGACAGCTCATCAATCGTACGGCAAGCGGAGAAAAGGCTGCGGCGCTGGAAGTGGAAGCGCGGGCGCTTCCTGTGATCCGGCTGAATCCCTTTGAAGTTTCTGACCTGGAAATGCTGGCCATCGGCGCCTTTAGCCCGCTCGAGGGCTTTATGGGCAGCGCGGATTACACGCGGGTTGTTAATGATAAGCGCCTTGCCAATGGCCTTCCCTGGACGCTGCCGATTACGCTGGCCGTTAACAAGGAAAAGGCTGACAGCCTGAAGAAGGTTTCGCGCGCGGCCTTGGCGGATGCCAATGGCGAGCTCCTGGCAATCCTGGAAATACAAGATGTTTTTCACTACGACCGTGAGGCTGAGTCCGTGGCGGTCTTTCGCACGGCCAATGACGACCATCCGGGCGCACGCTACGTGGCATCGCGCGGTGACTGGATCATTGGCGGGCCGATCGAAGTTTTCAGGCGGCCGAACGCGGGAGAATTCTCGAAATACCGGCTGAGTCCCGCGGATACGCGCCGGATTTTCGCCGAGCGCGGGTGGAACACGGTGGTCGGCTTCCAGACCCGAAATCCCGTGCACCGCGCTCACGAATACATCCAGAAGGCCGCTCTCGAAATCGTGGATGGGCTGTTGCTGCACCCCATTGGGGGTGAGACCAAGTCTGACGACATCAGCTTGGAAGTCCGGCTGCGCTGCTACGAAGTGCTGCTGGAGCACTATTATCCACACGACCGTGCGCTGCTGGCGCTGAATCCTGCTTCCATGCGCTACGCCGGCCCGCGGGAAGCCATCTTCCACGCGCTCATTCGCAAGAATTTTGGCTGCACGCATTTCATTGTGGGACGCGACCACGCCGGGGTCGGGAATTATTACGGACCTTACGACTCCCAGAAGATTTTTACCGAGTTCGGCAAGGACGAACTGGGGATCACGCCGCTCTTTTTTGAACACACATTCTATTGCCGCGCCTGCTCCGGCATGGCCTCACAAAAGACCTGCGGGCACGACAAGCAGTCCCGTGTGATGTTGAGCGGCACGCAAGTGCGGAACACTCTGCGGCAAGGCGGACAGTTGCCGCCGGAATTCACCCGGCCGGAAGTGGCGGCGGTCCTTCATCAGGCTTTCGGCCAGGAGCAACTCCATCAGGGTGCAGCATGCTGA
- a CDS encoding penicillin-binding protein yields the protein MKKTLVVLIVALTGLLGFDFLPGGGLPQGLAAARPTAIHRRVTHSRRRHVRRRWSPWLVSSYDHDPGAGDNTEGEDLAVRQAALQALGNLNGSIVVVDPNDGRILTVVNQKMAFSGAFRPCSTFKPIVALAALKQGIITTDTKLYVGRRSRIDVTDALAHSNNRFFYKLGQMVGFPVLARYAREFGLGQKAGLDIQGDLPGEFPADAPAGGEVGYLAYLGKGIEVTPLQWAAVASAIANGGTLYYLQYPRTQEQLDNFQPQVRRQLSDLQSEIPEVRAGMAAAVSYGTARSASENAVQILGKTGTCSEDGARLGWFLSYSDARPQYVVVVLLRGGRPMDGPHAAEIAGRLYEGLQQAGPNEIRETKALLGE from the coding sequence TTGAAGAAGACGCTTGTTGTTCTGATAGTTGCGCTGACGGGGTTGTTGGGGTTTGATTTTCTTCCTGGAGGGGGCCTTCCGCAGGGCTTGGCGGCCGCCAGGCCTACAGCCATCCACAGGCGCGTCACCCACTCGCGGCGGCGGCATGTTCGCAGGCGGTGGAGTCCGTGGCTCGTCAGCTCTTACGACCATGACCCCGGCGCAGGAGACAACACTGAAGGCGAAGATCTCGCCGTGCGCCAGGCCGCGCTCCAGGCGTTGGGAAACCTGAACGGAAGCATTGTGGTGGTGGACCCGAACGACGGGCGGATCCTCACAGTCGTCAACCAGAAAATGGCCTTCAGCGGCGCTTTCCGGCCCTGCTCAACGTTTAAGCCCATTGTGGCCCTGGCGGCCCTGAAGCAGGGCATCATTACGACCGACACAAAGCTTTATGTGGGCCGCCGCTCCAGGATCGACGTGACCGACGCGTTGGCGCATTCGAACAACAGATTTTTTTACAAGCTGGGCCAGATGGTTGGTTTCCCGGTCCTGGCCCGTTACGCCCGCGAGTTTGGGTTGGGCCAAAAGGCGGGCCTGGACATCCAGGGGGATTTGCCCGGCGAGTTTCCAGCCGATGCCCCCGCTGGCGGTGAGGTGGGCTATCTGGCATATCTTGGCAAAGGGATTGAGGTGACGCCCCTGCAATGGGCCGCCGTAGCTTCAGCCATCGCTAACGGTGGAACGCTTTACTACCTGCAGTACCCGCGGACCCAGGAACAATTGGATAACTTCCAGCCCCAGGTTCGGCGCCAACTGAGCGATCTGCAGTCGGAAATCCCTGAAGTGAGGGCAGGCATGGCGGCTGCGGTATCCTATGGCACAGCCCGCAGCGCAAGTGAAAACGCCGTGCAGATTCTGGGAAAAACGGGAACGTGCAGTGAAGACGGGGCGAGGCTGGGATGGTTCCTTTCCTACTCCGACGCGCGCCCGCAATATGTCGTGGTGGTCCTGTTGCGCGGCGGCCGGCCTATGGACGGCCCGCACGCTGCGGAAATTGCAGGCCGACTTTATGAGGGCTTGCAACAAGCCGGCCCCAACGAAATACGCGAAACCAAGGCCCTGCTTGGCGAATAA
- a CDS encoding sulfite exporter TauE/SafE family protein: MLIALLAFITGILVGLTGTGAGVILTPLLLLLTPFSALTVIGTDLMSGALTKLVGVVEHRKLGQVRWNMAGYLLAGSIPGSVGGILFIHYLKSWMSEAQLDHALKILLGLTLFGVSFFLPFLRGRQQAVHSGFADFNLSDGGFKLIPVGAIVGFLVSMTSVGSGSLLMIALLVLVPLPLGSLVGTDILFGLVTTALAGSLHMEMGNFNANLFLLLVAGEVPGVIIGSRLTRRIPERYITWLFSILYFSLGARLLIG; this comes from the coding sequence ATGCTGATAGCTCTTCTTGCCTTTATCACCGGTATCCTGGTCGGCCTCACGGGAACGGGCGCGGGCGTCATCCTCACACCGCTTCTCCTGCTGCTGACGCCGTTCAGCGCGCTGACAGTGATTGGAACGGATCTGATGAGCGGCGCCCTCACCAAGCTGGTGGGCGTGGTTGAGCACCGCAAGCTGGGACAGGTGCGGTGGAACATGGCAGGATACCTTCTGGCGGGAAGCATCCCCGGTTCAGTTGGGGGCATCCTGTTTATCCACTATCTGAAAAGCTGGATGTCTGAAGCCCAGCTTGACCATGCGTTGAAGATTTTGCTGGGCCTGACTCTTTTTGGCGTCTCGTTTTTCCTGCCTTTCCTGCGCGGTCGGCAGCAGGCGGTTCACTCCGGCTTTGCGGACTTCAATTTGTCCGATGGCGGTTTCAAACTTATTCCTGTAGGAGCCATTGTGGGCTTCCTGGTTTCCATGACCTCGGTAGGCAGCGGAAGCCTGCTGATGATCGCTTTGCTCGTGCTGGTTCCTCTGCCGCTGGGGAGCCTGGTGGGGACTGACATCCTCTTCGGGCTGGTCACGACGGCGCTTGCCGGATCGTTGCATATGGAGATGGGGAATTTCAACGCCAACCTCTTCCTGCTGCTGGTGGCGGGCGAAGTGCCGGGGGTTATCATCGGCAGCCGACTGACGCGCAGGATACCGGAACGTTACATAACATGGCTGTTCAGCATTCTTTACTTTTCGCTGGGGGCGCGCCTGCTCATCGGCTAG
- a CDS encoding phosphoadenylyl-sulfate reductase: MDLGTIDIPEVAKSLAGKQPIEIMQFALENYSDGIGISFSGAEDVVLVDLAAKVGGKFRVFSLDTGRLHPETYQFIDKVREHYSIPVEIFFPQVAAVEKLVKEKGLFSFYKDGHKECCGVRKVEPLKRALGTLDAWITGQRHDQSPSTRAQVAVVEVDPVFSTPERDLIKFNPLANWSSRQVWNYIRENNVPFNPLHERGFVSIGCEPCTRPVLPGQHEREGRWWWEDQTKKECGLHAGNIEQAKA, encoded by the coding sequence ATGGATCTTGGAACAATAGATATTCCTGAGGTTGCTAAATCACTTGCCGGGAAGCAGCCGATCGAGATCATGCAGTTTGCGCTCGAAAACTATTCGGATGGAATCGGGATCAGCTTCAGCGGAGCGGAAGATGTGGTCCTGGTCGATCTGGCGGCGAAAGTCGGAGGCAAGTTCAGAGTTTTTTCGCTTGATACGGGAAGGCTTCATCCTGAAACCTACCAGTTTATTGACAAGGTCCGTGAGCATTACAGCATTCCGGTTGAGATTTTCTTCCCGCAGGTGGCTGCGGTGGAAAAGCTGGTCAAGGAGAAAGGGCTGTTCTCATTTTATAAGGACGGCCACAAGGAGTGCTGCGGGGTCCGCAAGGTTGAGCCGCTCAAGAGAGCGCTTGGAACTCTTGATGCCTGGATTACCGGTCAGCGGCACGATCAAAGCCCTTCCACGCGCGCGCAGGTGGCTGTGGTTGAAGTTGATCCCGTCTTCTCCACGCCGGAACGCGACCTGATCAAGTTCAATCCTCTGGCCAACTGGAGCTCCAGACAGGTCTGGAATTACATCCGCGAAAACAACGTTCCCTTCAACCCGCTGCACGAACGCGGCTTCGTTTCAATTGGGTGCGAGCCTTGCACGCGGCCGGTGCTTCCAGGCCAGCACGAGCGGGAAGGACGCTGGTGGTGGGAAGATCAGACCAAGAAGGAATGCGGACTGCACGCGGGCAACATCGAACAGGCGAAGGCGTAA